In Paenacidovorax monticola, the genomic window GCTTTGCCTGCGACTTCGAGAACCTCCTGCGGAGACAGGGGCCGATGTGTTGAAGCAAACGCACCAGCAATGGCAATACGCTGCCGAGTTGATCGTTGCATGTCTTCTTAATTTCCAGATCGTGGAAAGTGCACCTATCGAGAAATATCAATCCTACGCAATTGATATCACCTCTACGCACATTTATGACCATTGGCTCCCAAAAACCAACACCAAATGATAGCCACATCTCATCATATCGGTTTTGTCTTTACCAGCCGTTAACAATGATCTCTCTGGATCGCATTGGCGACATCCACACATTCGTGCAGATCGTTCAGGCGGGAAATCTGTCCGCGGCGGCACAACGGCTGGATCTGTCCCTTGCCGCAGTTTCCAAACGCCTGAGCCGCCTGGAACGTACCCTGGGTTGCCGGCTGCTTGAGCGCACGACCCGGAAGTCCAGCCTAACGGAAGCGGGGCGGGACTTCTATCACCATGGCGTCGCGCTGCTAGGCCATGCCGAGCAAGCCCAGAAAGCCGTCCAGTCGCGCCAGAGAGGCATGCGCGGCCTCTTGAAGGTCGGCTCCAGCTCCGCCTTCGCACGACACCAGATTGTCCCGCGACTGCCACGGCTCCTTGCCCGGCATCCGGCACTGAAGATTGAGCTGGTGGGTTTGGACGATTCCGCGGACCGCCCACATCCCGACATCGACGTCGCCATACGCTGGCAACGCCCTGCTCCACGGCACGGCCTGGCCTCGCTGGAACTCGGCCTGGACCAGCTCGTGCTGTGCGCCGCCCCCACCTATCTGGAGCAATACGGCCGGCCGCGGACTCCGGCCGATCTGTACAGCCATCGCTGGGTTCTGTGTGGCAGACCCGCCCAGCACGGATGGCCTCCGGTACTTGAGCATGCTGAGGACTTCAGCGATGTGCAATGGAGCACCCAAGCCGGCAGCTGGGATCTGGCCCAGACTGCGGTGCTCGCAGGATTGGGGATTGCCGCTCAGTCCCTGCGGGATGCGGCGGATGCGCTCTCGGACGGGCGCCTGGAGGAGGTGCTGCGGGATGTACGGCCCGCGCCCGAGCCCATTTTTGCCAGTTGGCCGACG contains:
- a CDS encoding LysR family transcriptional regulator; its protein translation is MISLDRIGDIHTFVQIVQAGNLSAAAQRLDLSLAAVSKRLSRLERTLGCRLLERTTRKSSLTEAGRDFYHHGVALLGHAEQAQKAVQSRQRGMRGLLKVGSSSAFARHQIVPRLPRLLARHPALKIELVGLDDSADRPHPDIDVAIRWQRPAPRHGLASLELGLDQLVLCAAPTYLEQYGRPRTPADLYSHRWVLCGRPAQHGWPPVLEHAEDFSDVQWSTQAGSWDLAQTAVLAGLGIAAQSLRDAADALSDGRLEEVLRDVRPAPEPIFASWPTESETPRLQGFVHFLQEELSASAWPFRSGHAPSVA